The Thunnus maccoyii chromosome 15, fThuMac1.1, whole genome shotgun sequence DNA segment tcttcttgctGCGGTGGTGGtcggaggaagaggaggaggaggaggaggaagaggatgtgGAGGAGCTGTCTGAGtcggaggaggaagaggaggaggtggtgtcCTGGAgtagctgctgcagctgctggatcCTTGACACAGGACAGATgggcaggagaggagaggagaggagaggaagaggagaggagaggagagatgaggaggtgGGATTAGAGTCAAGCACAGGGTGGAGAAGGCAACTGATGCCGACTTGGATGCCGGCTTTGGCAAGCATCTTAAACCTCCTTGAGGAAGACACTGTCTTTGTCCTGGTGCATTTCTAGACTGTGGAATTAGCCAAGTGCCTACTTGTGTTGCACATTTTCACTAACTGCCAAGTGCCCGTTAAAACTGCAGCTGTGGAGGATTTTCAAAACACACTGGGACACGCCTGGATAATGGAGGCATCCTGTCACTAAAACACATGGCTCGAGCTCAGATGACtctttaaaattttattttcacaaaGTGCTAACACAGAATGAACGAGTAATGCTGCGTAACTTTCGCCTAAACCTTAACAGAGTGAGACAATTACAAAGAGGCTTGTTTCACAGTCAATAAATTAGATTAATATGATCATTTAATCGTTAATGTGCAAGTATAAGTAGTTGGGTCTCTGCAGTCCCTATGGTTCTGACCCACAGGAGACACGTCAATAGCAAAGACGGTTAGCTGAACATCTGGTGAATGGTGCAATAACACAGACTACAGGTGACTCCAGCTGCTTCCTAACTAGGTCAGATGAATATGTCTCCTTTTCTGCAGCCAAATAAGGATCAAGATggaaaattaaaacatcaaaacatcacaGAATAAAGGAAGGGGGCTcagtgaaatataaaacatctgtcataaaggaaggaaaaagagatATTTGATGTATCGGAGGTCACTGGAGTTTAATTAGCTCAGAAAACTGAGGGGCACACCGAGCATGTAATGACAGTTTTTGAAGACCTCCAGAAACTGTTTAACTATTCAGCCATTAAAGGATTTCTCTGAGAAAAAAGGTTGACATGTTCTTGTGAGATATCCATCAGGCCTCCTTTTGGTGGAGGTGGATAACACGGAGCATAATGATCATCTGAATACTTGAGATGTCATACAACTCCTCAAAGCACAACTAGTGCTCTGACTCAACTCATCAAAATAAGCACCTCATAATCTCCTgctcaattttttaaaaatgtctctttaGTTTCCTCAAGTGCATTTTCAAGATTAATAAAGATGCAGATACTTCTAGTAACAAGTTCGTTTCTGAAATTTCAATTAGCACTTGGTGAAAACAGGCTTTCATAACTCGTGCACAACTTGCGACACAACACTGTGTGTGCAAGTGGAAAACAAAGATCAGCAGGAGAGGTTGGACTGTTTCACTTCCCTTTCAAAAGAAGATGCCAGAATTAATGTGTCACAGATATGCAACCGAGACTTCAAAGTGCCACTGGCCTTTGAATAACCTTTACTTTAATGCatgcaaaaaaatacacaacagtGTGCATGCTGCCctgcatacacagacacacacacacacacacacacacacctagtgAACAAACCTCAACTTCAAACATCCTGGTGTCAGACACTATTTTCTAGAAACCGGCACACAGAGAAGTCAGCCACCATGAGAGCATTGCCAGGTCATCTGAGACTGTCCTACTCCTCTGAGGGGGAAATAGTCAACAACTGCAGATTCTCAAGTGAGTGATCTAACTGTCTGAGTGCAGCCAGTTACACCCTCAAGACAGTCTTTTTGTCCTTTCACTCTATTTAAGCTTAAAAATGATTCTTCAGAGAAACTACAGCAAAGCATATAGATGATTAAAGAGTTTGCatgactcaaaaaaaaacaaatcaatgtaTGTACCTGGTTTCTTTTTCATTCCTTTTGTTTTCCCGAATTAGGTCGTACATCGGGTCTTCATGAGCCTAAAAGATTAGAAAACAATCTGTCATTATGAACTTTGAAGAAAAGCAAGGAGAGCAGCATACATACTTACAGTAAATGTTTCCAATTTTCATATTAGATCCAGAAAATCACCCCAGCTCAACACATTCCAACCATTGCACTGCTTTTAGTGTTGTGTCAgcatctctttttaaaaaaaaaaaacctccctgTTACAATGCAAGGTAGGAAAATATGATACAGTTGCATATATGGTAATCATTgcagaggctgtgtgtgtgtttctgcagtagatATTGTTCCACTACAGGCACTGTGTGAAGAAGTCTGCTGCCCACATGTTTTCTCAGTGTAAACTAAAAATGTTTCCCAACCCAGTTGTTAACACTAGACACAAAGTTATGTCTCACTCACAGCTTCTTGACCTCAGACAACCCAACCTACATTCTTAAACTGGAGACCATTAATTGATTTCTTCTCTAAATAACTATGAGTAAACAACAAACTCACCACTCTGAACTGCTCCAGTTTCTGGTTGCCTTTGATGAAGAAAGGACATTCTCTGTCTCCTGTCCGGTGGCCGTAGCGTTTGCATCTCCAGCCTGCGGCGGAGGAAACAAATGGACAACCAATGTGATGACATATGAGGCACATGATGGGAGATTTGCTATGATATAGATAAAACGTGAGTGTAAATGTACAGTCTTGACCTTAAGAaaagtagtttgacaaaataatcttaacctCAGTTTTCCAGAGCCTTCAGCCACATCACATGGCCTTTAACAATGCGTTCAGTTGCCAACTTATCAAGTTTTGACAAGTTTTACCACATTCGTTTGGTATGCAGTGTTATTATTCACTagggttttttttctaaccACTCACCTCCACTAaaacatacagtcacacacagatcaacaacttcatttaaagaaatttttctttccttttgtttgtgtgacttAAAAAATACCAACAGCAGCAACTTACAGTCACACTctcaaacaaggaaaaaaaaaaaaaaaggctgcccCTGGAGTGCTGTGTTTCAATATGCATGCCTGGTTATAAGAGCCAGAACAtctcaaacaaatcaaaaacagcACCCATGTTTGTTTCACTAGAGTGAAGAATTTCTGTCAAAAATTTGctctcttttaatgttttacactTTAAGAAGCAGTGTGGCTACCATGAATAAGCACTTGATAATCTCTGGAAAGTGAGACCACACAAATTCTGTTTATCTTCTAAAAGGCAGTCATGGTAGAAAACTGTTTACTCAGTTCTTTCTTGCCCGTATCATTGGCTGTGAAGTGTCTCCCTTCCCTGAAACAGGATGATATATTCAAACAGAGTGAGTCAGATTCTGCAGAACAAATGCCAACTTGTGGACGGGCCctgagtgtatgagtgtgtgtgtgtgtatgtgtcgaCTCCCCGAGTCCCTGGCTGTTCACGCAGCATGAAAATGAGTGGGATGAAGGAATGAATGGACACTGAATATAATAACAGTCTTTGTTTGACCAAAAGGACAGAAGGTAATATACACAACACCGTCATTAATCTCTAGCTCATCAtgtttgtcagaaaaacaacagacatggTGTTAATTGTCCAGTTCTCGTGGTTACATTTATCACCTATCGAGACTGCTGCCCACTCGCGGTGGAGGTTTACCCCCACCTACAGTTCTTCAACTATAAGTGCTGCTGTTACCTCGACAACTAATAATAAAGTTTACAGTGTGACTCATAAAGGTATTGCCTCAGGTTAAGACTAAAATCTTGACTTGTCTATTGTGAGTGGATGAGCTTATAGCTAATAAAACTGGCAGTAGTGATGGTGTTTGTTACAGGTCTTATAGTGCTGAATGAAACTCCACATCTAAAGATTAAACAGCCTCTTGCAGCACCGTCCACTGTCGCACCAGTCTCACTTGTagtttataaatataaaatgtctcaTTACAGTCtgcaaacaaatacaataaacagGTTACAACTAATGTTACTGTCTACAGCAGGAAAGAGgaattttgaaaattaaatttaagacttttgcAGGCCCTTCTGTGTGGAAACTAAAGTCaatgtttttaaagacttttcaaGATCTGCATATACCCTGATAATGTTTTGACTACTCACAAAAAACAGCTACTATTTCTGGAGTGCTAGTACTgaatttaagatttaaaaaatttaGCTGTACTCAGAATTAGTTAAGACCttaaatttacataatttcagACAGATTATGGACATGTATAGACTTGCGAACACCTGTGTAGCACTGATCATACAAAAATGATAAACACAAGGAAAACTGAGACAAGTCAGACCAAATAGCAACATTGCCAATAGGAAATTTAAGATGaatgaatgttaaaataaaaaaaatatgaaaaggataaaagaaaaatgtaaaatttcacaaaataaaaatctatataAGTGAGATTGTGACTACTGTCTCTGCCTTGTTGTCCTTTGACATGCGTTAAATGATAACACACGTCAAAGGACAACAAGTTCCTTCTCTTTTACAAAGGTGGTAGAGATGAACTTCACTCCTTTAGTCTTAAATAacaaatgtgcaatacattGCCTTCATTACTGTACACACTCTGAAAAGTCTTCCTGTTATTTTGCTCCCCTCATGTATGTCAATGGAGTGGGCAAATATTAGGAGCACCAGTCAACATAATGCACTCCactacaccaccaccacccactacaacctcaataataaacataaagtagaattatcacctttctgacaatgtcaacaaagaCTGAGTGAGAATGTATACGCtttttaaatgtagaatttatggcagagctgttgtatatGATTGCATTAGACTGCACATGTGTACAAAACGAGGTGGCCGGTGAAGGTatttgaacaggctgtatatactgtacatgaccACCTactatatgtgtatatatatatataaagtaacgtgtcactttttttcttaccaTTCAACATTTATCTCAGCACTCTAAACTTCTTGGCattatttgtatcctgtttagAGCTCACAGAAACAATTTCACCTGTTTATAAACATTCCTTGTGTATCATTCTGAAGAtctgtaaacatacttggccaaaaAAGACGATTCTGCTTCTGACATCTACTCTTCACTTCTGTAACTCTGTAAAATGTCTCAGGGGTTTATGGAGAATCAGGTTAAGGACTAAATCTTTGCAGATACACAGGTAAACCAAGCAAACCCAGGCTCATTTCGCTGAATTAGTGTAACTGTACTCACACTGCATCACCTTCACCTCCTTCCCCAGAGGCATCCACAACCCCTTGGTGGGGGCGTGAGCCAGGAAGCTCCTGGCCTCCTCATTTCCTGGCTCTGCAGGAATGCAGTCCTCCGGTTTTTCCTCATGTTCCTGCAACAGCAACACTGTCAGTAAATCTCAAAGATTCATTCAGCATATAATTAGTTATAAACAGTGCTTCTTTAAATCCTATCTGCATTTATTAGTAACGTTACCTTTATGAGTCCTGGTGGAGGTTTCTCATAGCTGCATGAAAAGAAACATGAGACAGAAAAGTGAAACTAACGTTACAGCTGAATTAACGTCATTATTTCAAACTTAGCTGTCATTCATCTAAACTTTGCTAACCCAGCTCAAGTTATTGGGCTACAACTTATGTCACATTCATAATGCATGCACAAGTTTGAAAGCGTTAGCTCTCACTAATAATTATTACTCACAACGTCTCGACGTGTTTCAGCTTTTGGACTTCTTGGTTGATTTTTTTCGCTTGTGTCTTGACTTTCTCCATATCATGTTTTGAGGACTTGTGTCTCTTGTGGTCTCGTCTGTCCTCCTTCTCTTTTGTTCGCTTTCTGTCCGACATGGTCCTGATGTCGACGGACCGTCATTAACTTATAAATAATGTTGCGTTCAAAGCTAATTTGATGAGTGAGAAACAGTCATCAATGTGCTAGCCTGCTGCTAACTAGCAAACATTGCTGTGTGTTGCTGTACTTCCTGTGCAGCCGGGCTCGTTAGTTAAAGTCCAGCTCCACCTGCAGGACACAAGCGGCACTGCACTGGATACAGGTTTCTTTTAAAACGCCAAAGCACATAATGTATATGATAGTTTATACGCACTGGgggaagaagtattcagatcctttacttaactAAGTACCAATAAAGTCGTGCATGAAAAATCATACtcaaataaaagtacataattattatcagcttgatgtagttaaagtattgcagtaaaagtagtggtttggtccctctgattgatatattattatatatgacatcattagattattaatactgaagcatcagtgtgtaagcagcattttattgttgtagctgctggaggtgaagctagtttgaactactttatatacagttagctaatTTAGTCCAGttgttcccaacctaggggttgagtccctccaaagggtcaccagataaatctgaggagtcgtgagatgattaatgggagaggaaagaagacataacaaagttctgatacacaaatctgttttcactttttggactttttctctaatctttgatttttggtgaaatattgatcatttgaacatttattgaaatgaaaccatgtgggaagtttagagagaaaaatcactatttgttggaactgttaacaactcatagacatctgaaacgtgaccccaactacacactgctttttgtaaaacatcaaaagtcaaaaaggttggaaaccactggtttcatctttaacaatgtgttgtattttaaaagcttgttatattatccattgtgtcaaatcttcatctgaaaagtaactaaagctgtcagataaatgtagtggagcagagagtacaatatttccctctgaaatgtagtggagtggaaatataaagtagcatcacatggaaatactcaagtaaagtacaagtacctcaaaactgtatttacgtacagtacttgagtaaatgtactttactATGTAACTTTCCATTACTGTTTATATGGTTTCTGTTTATATTGCATTTTATCATGCAGGTGAGAAAGGTGAACTGTAAATACTCCTTATACTTTTCTAAGTAAATCTGCTGCAGGATGCACGAAATAATTTATATCCATATCTGCAGAAGTGTTGTAACATCTGCAGTCTGGCATTTTAAAGCACTCATCTCAGACGTCCTCAAGAAGTGAAATAAGCAGCACAATTTCACAGACTGGAAAGCTTTTATTTCAGAGAATCGCAGTATGGGTAGAATACAAATGTGAGGTATTTCAGGATTTAAACACATAACTGTACATTGAACAGTTAATGGAAAAAAGGTAGGTAATCAGGCAGTACAAAATGCAGTAGATATATTTAAATTCCTGCTcttaacaaaaaatgaaaagaataaccttttaaaaacacatagccaaggaaaatgttcaaaaaaaaatttaagTCAGTTATACCACAGTAACGATTTCTGTAGTCATTAGGCAGATCTGCCCATTCAATGTAAACAGCAACTGATGAGTCCCATTTTAgatgataattataaatatattcacTGGTGACTGTGCAGTTTCAAAATCATTTGTATGCATGTACAAAAATGCAACATTGgcaaaaacatatatacagtacatttgtgtATCTGTCATTTTTAGCCAGTGGCTTTACAACTGACACATCTTCccaatgaagagagagagagaaaaaagagtaaatacattcatatacaaaagttttaaaatcaaGCAGCATGAATACCAaacagttttatatatatatatatatatatactgtatatcatataaatgtaaattgtaactttagaaaaaaatctaaatgatcACCTTAAAGAAGGATATTGGCATGTAAACCAGCTTGACATGCCACAAAATGCCACCACAGAGCAAAGCTGGGTGGTGTTTCAGCCGtttgataaatattaaataattccTCAAACATTCCACTAAGAATAGCATCCCCGGTTTAGGAGAGTAGAAGAGGCATGTGCTAAATTAGACAGAAGATGCATTGTCCTCCGACTGGCTCAGCAAAAGATTTAGTAACCCTGATTAATAGTTGAAATAACCACCCCGACGCTCCCAGTTGCATTCAGGAGTGCCACTCCAAACAGCCCAGCAACAGTTGTGTTGGTGGGCGAACTGTAACCCTTCCCACACCGGCCTCAGAAACCAAAGTTATTTTCTTTAGTTTCCCCTTAGCCTTTGGTGTGAACAGGTTACTATATGGGCCTAATCCCTTTTTTTAAGGAGTAGATGACAAGTTGTGTTTGGTAGATACTCAAAGTGAGGAGAGAAAATCTTTCAAGCCCCCCTTCTTGCTGCTCTTGTTGTCTTCTCGCATGAGTATCTTGCTGAGACGCTGGACAACCCAATTTTTTGCTTTAGATGGAGGTTTGGAGGAAGACGAGCCTGACCCAGGAGTGTTAGAGGAGGTGGAGGacctggagggagagagagaaaaggagagttGGGGatagagaaaaaagaagaagagggagggggggggttaaGATACAGTAACTTGAGATTTTGTTGGTTGGTAGGAAATGTTAAAGTTTGCTGTCAGCAAGTATATGATCTGACAAGCATGGATACCAACACGTACGACCCTTCCAGCTAACTGTAGATCTGTTAATGCTGAATAAATAGAAACTTAATCATTCAAACGCTAACATGCCAGACACATCATCCTCTCGGATATCTATGACACCTACCAAGTTTAGTAGAGGAAGGCTATATCTTGCATAAAAATGTATCTGAGGAGATATTAATACCAGCAAGCTTAAATAACTTACCTAGGTGTATGAACAGGTGTCTTGTCTTTGCCAGGGGTCTTGGGGGTAGTCGTGCCGGGTCTGGTGGTTGACTGTGGGGTCTTGTGTTTGCCAGCATTCCCTGGTGTGCTGTGGGTCTTACCGAAGGTAGCTATGAAGTCCCGATTCACTCCTTTGTGTCTGGAAGTCTTATTGCAAGTGTGGCAGGTGGCCATCTGGAATAAGGAGAGGAAAAGTAACATATTCATTAATATTGCATTGTCTGCATCTATATTTCTCTCATACATAATGAGATTTTGAGGTGAAGGCATACAAG contains these protein-coding regions:
- the c15h18orf21 gene encoding UPF0711 protein C18orf21 homolog — translated: MKIPPEVISTNFLLDASLLYKESCPELSRFFLQLPLNAKATKKQKSSSLLHSTVVCPHCYQWLKPDNHRMRLQPKQRPSARVQSVLRRKARGKRLSLVQKNLLHRFQMSSSVLMATCHTCNKTSRHKGVNRDFIATFGKTHSTPGNAGKHKTPQSTTRPGTTTPKTPGKDKTPVHTPRSSTSSNTPGSGSSSSKPPSKAKNWVVQRLSKILMREDNKSSKKGGLKDFLSSL
- the rp9 gene encoding retinitis pigmentosa 9 protein, with translation MSDRKRTKEKEDRRDHKRHKSSKHDMEKVKTQAKKINQEVQKLKHVETFYEKPPPGLIKEHEEKPEDCIPAEPGNEEARSFLAHAPTKGLWMPLGKEVKVMQCWRCKRYGHRTGDRECPFFIKGNQKLEQFRVAHEDPMYDLIRENKRNEKETRIQQLQQLLQDTTSSSSSSDSDSSSTSSSSSSSSSSSDHHRSKKRKKRKDKKKKDKKKRKRKRKHKSSKTSDCSESD